Within the Anguilla anguilla isolate fAngAng1 chromosome 19, fAngAng1.pri, whole genome shotgun sequence genome, the region tcggacttgcgtgaaaatgtaaattagtagtggtacagccaccttttgctttccttcgaagttactgctagccgagcagcgaagtgtgccctccagatgcgaaccatgcaccataaattagtccatagtcttcctggtcttttcgtggaattgaaaaatggcagtaaaattgagtaaaattacggcagtctgaaaaagctaaagggacgattactagaattaacctgttattttaccctgacaaaaagtgcggaaggtgatttccagtttgcttgtactgtatcaccaatgttaattacgcagaactaccgcatacctcacataactgtatcaaacgttttgagtcaattacaacgggctaacaaagaaaatccggaagaaaatattcagcaaccaaattaatccgtttgaatgttttagtacgtaatatgctgtcccagcacgaatgcttagcattttataaaacgaatactaaagcaagaaaagagcagaagagcacatgttataattccaagacgttggcaggctataaccaaaagtaggctactgcgccgcataacatacaagtttgatttgaagttattatgaaaataaatcggtttgcgcctaaaaatttttttaaacatggcgcctgaaaacaaaaaacacaaaaaaatgctgcgagtactcgaccaatcagaaatgttcagcgctgcaagctccacccaaaaggttcctgtactttcggaaagtactaccccccgagcaggaaccttttggggggtaaaataaagccccaggaactaaatttagactagttcctagttcctgcggtggaaacgcactgagttcctcaaaaggttcctagttccggggtatagttcctgcggtggaaacgcggcttaaggtGTTGTtaggaaacagacagttttgtgtattcttaagccgcgtttccaccaaaattacccggaactttcagtcccaggaactactttaccaggaactaaaaggttccttcagccaatggttgtctacgtttccaccggggtctaaagtaccgcgaagattaggcaaattagcccactgacgttgtcgtcggtccatctgtcatatgatttcttctgtaaccccatactaccaccgacgtagcctacattattttctaataaccgggacagcccggaggggtttattccacttatatacaacgggttaccaacaatgactatatatggttacttttgtatttattgattttcatatatcctctcaaacacattcattaacagcagaaaacatgcacacgttgtaaacaatttgctgttttattactttctcgtcgtaaattccatataggctaatcgcaaaatgacaagaatagaacgaaaactcggacttgcgtgaaaatgtaaattagtagtggtacagccaccgtttgctttccttcgaagttactgctagccgagcagcgaagtgtgccctccagatgcgaaccatgcaccataaatgagtccatagtcttcctggtcttttcgtggaattgaaaaatggcagtaaaattacggcagtctgaaaaagctaaagggaagattactagaattaacctgttattttacccggataaaaagtgcggaaggtgatttccagtttgcttgtactgtatcaccaatgttaattatgcagaactaccgcatacctcacataactgtatcaaacgttttgagtcaattacaacgggctaacaaagaaaatccggaagaaaatattcagcaaccgaattaatccgtttgaatgttttggtagcctacgtaatatgctgtcacagaacgaatgcttagcattgtataaaacgaatactaaagcaagaaaagaacagaagagcacacgttataattccaagacgttgacaggctataaccaaaagtaggctactgcgccgcataacatacaagtttgatttgaagttattatgaaaataaattggtttgccgctgcatattttcaaacatggtgggtaatggcggaaaataaatacaacacaaatgctacgagtactcgaccaatcagaaatgttcagcgctgcaagctccacccaaaaggttcctgtactttcggaaagtactaccccccgagcaggaacgttttggggggtaaaacaaagcccccagaactaaatttagaccctagttcctgcggtggaaacgcactgagttcctcaaaaggttcctagttccggggtatagttcctgcggtggaaacgcggctttagtccCAGTTTGTGTATTCTAAGTCCCGGAGGAAGGGCCACCCCCATGACCATATATGGGCCTCCATTCCTGTCGGTTTCGAGGTTTTCCCTCCTGGGAATTTCCACTGGGCCCCCCATGACCATtatgaatttgaatggtccaatcagaaggaagcacagccccttatcaccaatcagaggcagtgctcCCTTTCAACAATAGAATTCTACTATATGCAAATATCAATCTACTGAGAACTGTATAAAACTAATTACCCACCAATACCTTTTTGAACTTTCTcgctgagttgttcccgtagctggctgcgtaataaatcttcctgtttttactacaaacttttgatctgcttcttcctgggataacggtcattttacttgtttttggtAACATCTTGAATTACCAACAGTGTGTAAcaccctgctgtgtgtttgatacgcacagccctgttagtttatattaatgtgtgtaaggtgtgtaacacactgctatgtgtttgacacacacatccctgttagtttatattaatgtgtgtaaggtgtgtaacacactgctatgtgtttgacacacacagccctgttagtttatattaatttgtgtaaggtgtgtaacacactgctatgtgtttgacacacacagccctgttagtttatattaatttgtgtaaggtgtgtaacacactgctatgtgtttgacacacacagccctgttagtttatattaatgtgtgttaggtgtgtaacacactgctatgtgtttgacacacacagccctgttagtttttattaatgtgtgtacggtgtgtaacgcactgctatgtgtttgacacacacagccctgttagtttatattaatgtgtgtacagtgtataacacactgctatgtgtttgatacacacagccctgttagtttatattaatttgtgtaaggtgtgtaacacactgctatgtgtttgacacacacagccctgttagtttatattaatttgtgtaaggtgtgtaacacactgctatgtgtttgacacacacagccctgttagtttatattaatgtgtgttaggtgtgtaacgcactgctatgtgtttgacacacacagccctgttagtttttattaatgtgtgtacggtgtgtaacgcactgctatgtgtttgacacacacagccctgttagtttatattaatgtgtgtacagtgtataacatactgctatgtgtttgatacacacagccctgttagtttatattaatgcatgtaaggtgtgtgtgtcctctctgcaggctgtcaggctgtagagtcacacagagaggctgtgattctctggcttcagctctgtgttcaaacccctcacacctgagagagctggacctgagatacaatcacccaggggactcaggagtgagagcgctgtctgctgctaaactggacacactcacactgctgtaagtacagagagtttccacaatgcacctcacacacacacacacacacacctgagagagctggacctgcgATACAATCACCcgggagactcaggagtgagagcgctgtctgctgctaaactggacacactcacactgctgtaagtacagagagtttccatagtgcacctcacgcacacacacacacactcacactgctgtaagtaaagagagtttccatagtgcacctcacacacacacacacacacacaaaaggagttggggggggggtggggcatggagggcactgtacaaaccagcgttactcaagagagttggggatctcctgtggagggtgctgcatgggatcactgcagtaaataagatgtggttgttgtagttaggggtttgatcagggacacagtgatggtggagtttcagttttacaaagcaatggagaacctgagtgtgtttcagagtgtgtgtgttataagggtgttttatgttcagtggagggaggggagatatttttgcacatggaacagggtgagtgaatggaataagtttcctttctgacagatttgtgtttttttcatatgattgtggttttgtgttttattgtgcctttgtttttatatatgtgatgtcattggtgtggtgagagtggaaataaaggatggttaaaattcagaattctgttctgctgttcttacagtgtggaccatggaggagagaacaggaccaaaccaggacccaggaaatgtgagtctgtatcgACAGAACACTTTGCATAGATatacactctgctgtgtgtgtgtgtgtgtgtgtgagagagagagacttctctcttacacacataaacacacaaacagaaacacacatgtacacaaacacacatacagaggtactatgacagtcctttctctctcacacacataataaggtgaatattaatagtgataattaatgataattcatctcattaatgtctctggtgtgcagacggctgtcagctcacactggatccaaacacagcgcagcgcagcctgtctctgtctgaggggaacaggagggtgacacacacaccggggagaGCGGagcagccatatcctgatcatccagagagatttgagggCCATccccaggttgtgtgcagagagagtgtgtgtgagcgctgttactgggaggctgagttcagtgtgtctgagtgggggggagtggtttatatagcagtgacatataaaggaatcagcaggaaaggaggggaTTATGACTGTAGGTTTGGatggaataaaaactcctggagtctgcgGTGCTTTAAGCACGGTCACTCTGATGTCCTCAGTCACTCTGTCAGGCACAATAATAACCAAACACCCATACCTGCCCTCacctccccctaccgcagagcaggagtgtgtggtgatgatgatgatgatggtagaggagtgtgtgtgtacagggtaggagtgtgtgtggaccgtccggccggcactctgtccttctacagcgtctctgactctgacacactgaccctcctgcacagactccacacacacttcactcaacacaaacccctctgtgctggatttagagTGTATGAcgcctcagtgtccctctgccaactggagtagaggggtgggggggggttcagcgTCGTTGACGCTGGTGCCACTTCATGTGGCTGTGGAGGCCGATGCGTGAGCCACACACTCGTCCACAGCTGGGGCAAGGGAGCCCAGATGTTGGGGCAATGCCGGCAGCCCTCTGGTGTCGTTGGGCACGTCTTTCGGTCCTCCTCTGTTGGATGGTGTGATGTATTTGTTCGGTCACCCTGCCCAATATTATAACTCCTGTACATAAGAGTAATATCTtttagcagttcaggttaagcacttgctgtctaaatgtgattttttttacattttaatacattaatattgcagatgttcaaggtgtgtttatgtacttttgattattaaaacattaatataacattgagatggcagggtaaaatgtttttgaagtaataattctaTCTGCTGtatctgcatatttttttaaagaatccagtggcaaactcctccacttaaatgtgcattttactagtttttatagttgctttcattcattttcacaagagttccaatgtgcaaatttctgttggcaaatgcagctgatagggagaatgcagaatgatcactgcagtgtacttatttccttgcattactgtaaacaatgatggattgagtttccttattaattcttttaggattttttttttttttttgctttaattttcagtattttcagacaataatatgcaatgattaaacctgaattataaaaatatcgaatgttttgctgttgtgatttattattgtgtgatgtattgaactcctgtgacaAAGTAGTAcctatttcatattctgtatgggattatgtttggtCTCAATTTGAGTAGATCAGCATGGGGCAAAAATTTGCAGTTGAAGCAATtacattcatctacagtagtggaaataaaatccgTTATAagagaagttgtgtagtgtctgatgaatgttttcttctgttgctgtagtgtaaccacaactcaatacattttgaaaaggcactgcttGTCTGTTGAGCTGGTATGTTTGTTACCTctcaaagaaatggttttcctgtaggtttgaacctggatctgctgcacatcagttgaatggattagaccactaagccaaaatcagggcagaagtgtggtttgcatgacatccagtctctgagatgttccttTGACCCgacagtttttctcattttttcagatgcatttctaatatctgcagtcacacattacaaatgcattacagtatgttatgattgctttggctcaatgtggaaagctcaatttgccaaactgactggcaaaattcttaccctaagacactaattgcagtacctaccatcaaagtgcacaactctaaatcacactcagttttcacaatacagtcgtctcgtattagtacaatgttccaatgcttattgctagacgtgcagattgtgaaatgaagtcaagatgtttgcaattctgtctcatcacttccagcaacattgcccaggtgagtcgcattgcagcacgattggtaatcccaacataaaaggcagttttacagcactacattcagcagtgtctgacaacatggagaAGCCCAATGCAGTTGGTACTGATGGACGGGTCGTGGCTGAGGCTATGGCTGAGGTTGTGGTCAAGCAGGTAGAAGAAATGCTGCTGTATTGaatgaatttagagccacagtgattgaccatgtcataaatccaggcataacaatgggagaagctggaaggattgTAAAGGCCAAACTTAAAAATGTCAACAGTGGCAACTAATAAGAgcttttggactgaacattgatgagtcaataatttactgcaaaatgtatactgtaattacattacaggattgttgtgttggtgtcattttatattatttctgttccgtGACGAGCCTGTAAGCCatgctaatcatttttattagagaccacgcaactctgtttttccaaaatgccggcttattccacatgggggaaaattgcgtttgtgttaggtattcctgtctgttctgtctgttctgataatgtgattatttttcttctatcagataaggcctgctggtgcaagtttgtaatgttgcatttgtatgtgttatttttactgtttacgtgtcaaatgtctagagtgtaaatttttctgtttaaatgattggttgaataacacATATCGCCGCTGTTTTCACCGACCATGTTAAACgtactcactcagctccaaaggcatgctgatgt harbors:
- the LOC118218953 gene encoding tripartite motif-containing protein 16-like, translated to LDPNTAQRSLSLSEGNRRVTHTPGRAEQPYPDHPERFEGHPQVVCRESVCERCYWEAEFSVSEWGGVVYIAVTYKGISRKGGDYDCRFGWNKNSWSLRCFKHGHSDVLSHSVRHNNNQTPIPALTSPYRRAGVLCVDRPAGTLSFYSVSDSDTLTLLHRLHTHFTQHKPLCAGFRVYDASVSLCQLE